In a single window of the Massilia oculi genome:
- the rpsJ gene encoding 30S ribosomal protein S10, translating to MSAPNQKIRIRLKAFDYKLIDQSALEIVDTAKRTGAVVKGPVPLPTRIQRFDVLRSPHVNKTSRDQFEIRTHQRLMDIVDPTDKTVDALMKLDLPAGVDVEIKLQ from the coding sequence ATGTCCGCTCCAAACCAGAAAATCCGTATCCGCCTGAAAGCGTTCGACTACAAGCTGATCGACCAGTCCGCACTGGAAATCGTCGACACCGCCAAGCGCACCGGCGCCGTCGTCAAGGGCCCAGTCCCGCTGCCGACCCGCATCCAGCGTTTCGACGTGCTGCGTTCCCCGCACGTGAACAAGACCTCGCGCGACCAGTTCGAAATCCGTACGCACCAGCGTCTGATGGACATCGTGGACCCGACCGACAAGACCGTTGACGCACTGATGAAGCTGGACCTGCCAGCTGGCGTCGACGTCGAAATCAAGCTGCAGTAA
- the tuf gene encoding elongation factor Tu, which translates to MAKGKFERTKPHVNVGTIGHVDHGKTTLTAAIATVLSKKFGGEAKAYDQIDAAPEEKARGITINTAHVEYETENRHYAHVDCPGHADYIKNMITGAAQMDGAILVCSAADGPMPQTREHILLARQVGVPYIIVFLNKCDLVDDAELLELVEMEVRELLSKYEFPGDDLPIIKGSARMALEGQPGEMGEECITRLAEALDTYIPTPERAVDGAFLMPVEDVFSISGRGTVVTGRVERGVIKVGEEIEIVGIIDTVKTTCTGVEMFRKLLDQGQAGDNVGLLLRGTKREDVQRGQVLAKPGSIKPHSNFTGEIYVLSKDEGGRHTPFFNNYRPQFYFRTTDVTGSIELPADKEMVMPGDNVSITVKLIAPIAMEEGLRFAIREGGRTVGAGVVAKIIA; encoded by the coding sequence ATGGCAAAAGGTAAATTCGAACGGACCAAGCCGCACGTCAACGTCGGCACCATCGGTCACGTTGACCACGGCAAAACCACCCTGACGGCTGCAATCGCTACCGTCCTGTCGAAGAAATTCGGCGGCGAAGCCAAGGCCTACGACCAGATCGACGCGGCTCCGGAAGAAAAAGCACGCGGCATTACCATCAACACCGCGCACGTCGAGTACGAAACCGAAAACCGTCACTACGCTCACGTTGACTGCCCAGGCCACGCCGACTACATCAAGAACATGATTACCGGTGCTGCGCAGATGGACGGCGCGATCCTGGTGTGCTCGGCCGCCGACGGCCCAATGCCACAGACCCGCGAGCACATCCTGCTGGCGCGTCAGGTTGGCGTTCCATACATCATCGTGTTCCTGAACAAGTGCGACCTGGTCGACGACGCAGAACTGCTGGAACTGGTCGAAATGGAAGTCCGCGAACTCCTGTCGAAGTACGAGTTCCCAGGCGACGACCTGCCAATCATCAAGGGTTCGGCACGTATGGCGCTGGAAGGCCAGCCAGGCGAAATGGGCGAAGAGTGCATCACCCGCCTGGCAGAAGCCCTGGACACCTACATCCCAACCCCGGAACGTGCCGTTGACGGCGCCTTCCTGATGCCAGTCGAAGACGTGTTCTCGATCTCGGGCCGCGGCACCGTCGTGACCGGTCGTGTCGAGCGCGGCGTGATCAAAGTCGGCGAAGAAATCGAAATCGTCGGCATCATCGACACCGTCAAGACCACCTGCACCGGCGTGGAAATGTTCCGCAAGCTGCTGGACCAGGGTCAAGCTGGCGACAACGTCGGCCTGCTGCTGCGCGGCACCAAGCGTGAAGACGTGCAACGTGGTCAAGTTCTGGCGAAGCCAGGCTCGATCAAGCCGCACAGCAACTTCACCGGTGAGATCTACGTCCTGTCGAAAGACGAAGGCGGCCGTCACACCCCGTTCTTCAACAACTATCGTCCTCAGTTCTACTTCCGTACGACTGACGTGACCGGTTCGATCGAACTGCCAGCAGACAAAGAAATGGTCATGCCAGGCGACAACGTCTCGATCACCGTCAAGCTGATCGCTCCGATCGCGATGGAAGAAGGTCTGCGCTTCGCAATCCGCGAAGGCGGCCGTACCGTCGGCGCCGGCGTGGTTGCCAAGATCATCGCCTAA
- the fusA gene encoding elongation factor G, which translates to MARKTPIERYRNIGISAHIDAGKTTTTERVLFYTGVNHKIGEVHDGAATMDWMEQEQERGITITSAATTCFWKGMAGNFEPHHINIIDTPGHVDFTIEVERSMRVLDGACMVYCAVGGVQPQSETVWRQANKYKVPRLAFVNKMDRTGANFFKVYEQMRARLKANPIPLQIPIGAEENFLGVVDLVKMKAIIWDDASQGMKFDYRDIPAELVDQANEWREKLVETAAEASEELMNKYLEEGDLSEAEIKAALRQRTIASEIVPMMCGTAFKNKGVQAMLDAVIEYLPSPVDIPPVAGTDEDDQPVTRKADDNEKFSALAFKIMTDPFVGQLIFFRVYSGMVNSGDTVYNPVKGKKERLGRILQMHANQREEIKEVRAGDIAAAVGLKEATTGETLCDPSAVITLEKMVFPEPVIQQAVEPKTKADQEKMGLALNRLAQEDPSFRVRTDEESGQTIIGGMGELHLEIIVDRMKREFNVEATVGKPQVAYRETIRKAVTDVEGKFVKQSGGRGQYGHAVLSIEPQEPGKGFEFVDAIKGGVVPREYIPAVEKGVRETLTTGVLAGYPVVDVKVTLTFGSYHDVDSNENAFRMAGSMAFKDGCRKANPVILEPMMAVEVETPEDYAGSVMGDLSSRRGMVQGMDEIPGGGGKIIKAEVPLSEMFGYSTSLRSATQGRATYTMEFKHYSEAPKHVIDAIVTAKSK; encoded by the coding sequence ATGGCACGCAAGACCCCCATCGAGCGCTACCGCAATATCGGTATTTCGGCTCACATCGATGCTGGTAAAACCACCACCACCGAACGCGTCCTGTTCTACACGGGCGTCAACCACAAGATCGGCGAAGTGCACGATGGCGCAGCGACGATGGACTGGATGGAGCAGGAGCAAGAGCGCGGCATTACCATTACCTCGGCAGCGACGACCTGCTTCTGGAAAGGTATGGCCGGTAACTTCGAGCCTCACCACATCAACATCATCGACACCCCGGGCCACGTTGACTTCACCATTGAAGTCGAACGCTCGATGCGCGTGCTCGACGGCGCCTGCATGGTTTACTGCGCAGTCGGCGGCGTGCAGCCACAGTCGGAAACCGTGTGGCGTCAGGCTAACAAGTACAAAGTTCCACGTCTGGCTTTCGTCAACAAGATGGACCGTACCGGCGCGAACTTCTTCAAGGTCTACGAGCAGATGCGCGCTCGCCTGAAGGCGAACCCGATCCCTCTGCAGATCCCGATCGGCGCGGAAGAGAACTTCCTGGGCGTGGTCGACCTGGTCAAGATGAAAGCAATCATCTGGGACGACGCTTCGCAAGGCATGAAGTTCGACTACCGCGACATCCCTGCGGAACTGGTCGATCAAGCCAACGAATGGCGCGAGAAGCTGGTCGAGACCGCTGCTGAAGCCAGCGAAGAGCTGATGAACAAGTACCTGGAAGAAGGCGATCTGTCGGAAGCCGAGATCAAGGCTGCCCTGCGCCAGCGCACCATCGCTTCGGAAATCGTTCCGATGATGTGCGGTACCGCGTTCAAGAACAAGGGTGTGCAGGCAATGCTGGACGCCGTCATCGAATACCTGCCGTCGCCAGTGGACATCCCACCAGTCGCCGGTACCGATGAAGACGACCAGCCGGTCACCCGTAAGGCTGACGACAACGAGAAGTTCTCGGCGCTGGCATTCAAGATCATGACCGACCCGTTCGTGGGCCAGCTGATCTTCTTCCGCGTCTACTCGGGCATGGTCAATTCGGGCGACACCGTCTACAACCCGGTCAAGGGCAAGAAAGAACGCCTGGGTCGTATTCTGCAGATGCACGCCAACCAGCGCGAAGAAATCAAGGAAGTGCGCGCCGGCGACATCGCCGCTGCGGTCGGCCTGAAAGAAGCGACCACGGGCGAAACCCTGTGCGATCCTTCGGCTGTCATCACCCTGGAAAAGATGGTCTTCCCTGAGCCTGTGATTCAACAGGCAGTCGAGCCGAAAACCAAGGCCGACCAGGAAAAAATGGGCCTGGCGCTGAACCGCCTGGCACAAGAAGATCCATCGTTCCGCGTGCGTACCGACGAAGAATCGGGCCAGACCATCATCGGTGGTATGGGCGAGCTGCACCTGGAAATTATCGTTGACCGCATGAAGCGTGAGTTCAACGTGGAAGCAACCGTCGGCAAGCCACAGGTTGCATACCGCGAAACCATCCGCAAGGCAGTCACCGACGTCGAAGGCAAGTTCGTCAAGCAGTCGGGCGGTCGTGGTCAGTACGGTCACGCAGTCCTGTCGATCGAGCCGCAAGAGCCAGGTAAAGGCTTCGAGTTCGTCGACGCGATCAAGGGCGGTGTGGTTCCACGCGAATACATCCCTGCAGTCGAAAAAGGTGTGCGCGAAACCCTGACCACCGGCGTGCTGGCTGGTTACCCAGTGGTCGACGTCAAAGTCACCCTGACCTTCGGTTCGTACCACGACGTCGACTCGAACGAAAACGCGTTCCGCATGGCGGGCTCGATGGCGTTCAAGGACGGCTGCCGTAAAGCGAATCCGGTCATCCTCGAGCCGATGATGGCCGTGGAAGTGGAAACGCCTGAAGACTACGCTGGCTCGGTGATGGGTGACCTGTCGTCGCGTCGCGGTATGGTCCAGGGCATGGACGAAATCCCGGGCGGCGGCGGCAAGATCATCAAGGCCGAAGTTCCGCTGTCGGAAATGTTCGGTTACTCGACCTCGCTGCGTTCGGCGACCCAGGGCCGCGCGACCTACACGATGGAATTCAAGCACTATTCGGAAGCTCCGAAGCACGTGATTGACGCCATCGTCACCGCGAAGTCCAAGTAA
- the rpsG gene encoding 30S ribosomal protein S7, with protein MPRRREVPKREILPDPKFGNTDVAKFVNVLMLSGKKSVAENIIYGAFEHIQSKSGKDPLEVFTTAINNAKPLVEVKSRRVGGANYQVPVEVRPVRRMALSMRWLREAANKRSEKSMPQRLGGELMEAAEGRGGAMKRRDEVHRMAEANKAFSHFRF; from the coding sequence ATGCCACGTCGTCGTGAAGTACCCAAGCGCGAAATCCTGCCGGATCCAAAATTCGGCAACACCGATGTCGCCAAATTCGTCAACGTTCTGATGCTGTCCGGCAAGAAGTCGGTTGCAGAAAACATCATCTACGGTGCATTCGAACACATTCAATCCAAGTCGGGCAAAGACCCGCTGGAAGTGTTCACGACCGCGATCAACAACGCCAAGCCGCTGGTGGAAGTCAAATCCCGCCGTGTCGGTGGCGCCAACTACCAGGTGCCAGTGGAAGTTCGTCCGGTTCGTCGTATGGCGCTGTCCATGCGTTGGTTGCGCGAAGCCGCAAACAAGCGCAGCGAAAAATCCATGCCGCAACGTCTGGGTGGTGAACTGATGGAAGCGGCTGAAGGCCGCGGCGGCGCGATGAAGCGTCGTGACGAAGTGCACCGCATGGCAGAAGCGAACAAGGCGTTCTCGCACTTCCGCTTCTAA
- the rpsL gene encoding 30S ribosomal protein S12, producing the protein MPTINQLIRKPREAAVVKSKSPALENCPQKRGVCTRVYTTTPKKPNSALRKVAKVRLTNGFEVISYIGGEGHNLQEHSVVLLRGGRVKDLPGVRYHMVRGALDTQGVKDRKQARSKYGAKRAKAAKK; encoded by the coding sequence ATGCCAACCATCAATCAATTGATTCGCAAGCCGCGTGAAGCCGCGGTTGTGAAGAGCAAGTCGCCGGCACTGGAAAACTGCCCGCAAAAACGTGGCGTGTGCACCCGTGTGTACACCACCACCCCGAAGAAGCCAAACTCGGCACTTCGTAAAGTCGCCAAAGTGCGTCTGACCAACGGTTTCGAAGTCATTTCGTACATCGGCGGTGAAGGCCACAACCTGCAAGAACACAGTGTCGTGCTGCTGCGCGGCGGTCGTGTGAAAGACTTGCCAGGTGTGCGTTACCACATGGTTCGCGGTGCACTGGATACCCAGGGCGTCAAAGACCGTAAGCAAGCGCGCTCGAAGTACGGCGCCAAGCGTGCCAAGGCTGCGAAGAAGTAA
- a CDS encoding SDR family oxidoreductase has product MKTVLITGCSSGFGLEIARHFLERDWNVVATMRNPGASVLPPSERLRVLALDVTDDASIRAALDAAGPIDALVNNAGIGVLYPLEGIPVATARSVFETNTLGTIALTHAVLPALRARGEGVIVNVTSSVTLKSLPLLSVYTASKAAVNAFTESLALELEPLGIRLRLVLPGRSPETQFGANARERMGGAMPDAYAPLLDAVVANARVPGPVTHAQDVAQAVWRAVTDPATPMRMPAGLDAEALAAA; this is encoded by the coding sequence ATGAAAACCGTCCTGATCACCGGCTGCTCGTCCGGCTTCGGCCTCGAGATCGCCCGCCATTTCCTCGAGCGCGACTGGAACGTCGTGGCCACCATGCGCAACCCCGGCGCCAGCGTCCTGCCGCCGTCCGAACGGCTGCGCGTGCTGGCGCTCGACGTCACGGACGACGCCAGCATCCGGGCCGCGCTCGACGCCGCCGGTCCCATCGATGCGCTGGTCAACAACGCCGGCATCGGCGTGCTGTACCCGCTGGAAGGCATCCCGGTCGCCACCGCGCGCAGCGTGTTCGAGACCAATACGCTCGGCACGATCGCGCTGACGCACGCCGTGCTGCCGGCGTTGCGCGCCAGGGGCGAGGGCGTGATCGTCAACGTCACCTCGTCGGTCACGCTCAAGTCGCTGCCGCTGCTGTCGGTCTATACCGCCAGCAAGGCGGCCGTGAACGCCTTCACCGAATCGCTGGCGCTCGAGCTCGAACCGCTCGGGATCCGCCTGCGCCTGGTGCTGCCGGGGCGCTCGCCGGAAACGCAGTTCGGCGCCAACGCACGCGAGCGCATGGGCGGCGCGATGCCGGACGCCTACGCGCCCTTGCTGGACGCCGTGGTGGCCAATGCGCGCGTGCCGGGGCCGGTCACCCATGCCCAGGATGTCGCGCAAGCCGTGTGGCGCGCGGTGACCGATCCGGCCACGCCGATGCGGATGCCGGCAGGCCTTGATGCCGAGGCACTGGCGGCGGCGTAG
- a CDS encoding AraC family transcriptional regulator, with protein MTDPLAEVVDLLQPGVRMTKVVGGAGRWGVRRAETGQPSYCIVLEGRCRLAIEDSPELLLVPGDFVLIPATWNFTMSSMQAPDPQAFDRMPVMLRPGEFRLGDPDGPPDGRYIIGHCVFASPDAALLVSLLPRYVHVRGEPRLAMLAQLVGDESREQRPARASVMTRLLEVLLIEALRSTGDSAASTGLVRGMADARLAAALRRMHESPARAWTMAELAQEAALSRSAFFERFSRAVGKAPMEYLLGWRMALASDALRRGTSSIAEVAEQVGYSSASTFSVAFARHVGMPPARYAREAALAA; from the coding sequence ATGACCGATCCATTGGCCGAGGTGGTCGACCTGCTGCAGCCCGGCGTGCGCATGACCAAGGTGGTCGGCGGCGCCGGACGCTGGGGCGTGCGGCGCGCCGAGACCGGCCAGCCGTCGTACTGCATCGTGCTCGAAGGCCGCTGCCGGCTGGCCATCGAAGACAGCCCCGAGCTGCTGCTCGTGCCGGGCGACTTCGTGCTCATCCCCGCGACCTGGAATTTCACGATGTCGAGCATGCAGGCGCCCGATCCGCAGGCCTTCGACCGGATGCCGGTGATGCTGCGACCGGGAGAATTCCGGCTCGGCGACCCCGATGGCCCGCCGGACGGCCGCTACATCATCGGCCACTGCGTATTCGCTTCGCCCGATGCGGCGCTGCTGGTGTCATTGTTGCCGCGCTATGTGCACGTGCGCGGCGAGCCGCGCCTGGCCATGCTGGCGCAGCTGGTGGGCGACGAGTCGCGCGAGCAGCGCCCGGCGCGCGCGAGCGTGATGACGCGCCTGCTCGAGGTGCTGCTGATCGAGGCGCTGCGTTCGACTGGCGACAGCGCGGCCTCGACTGGACTGGTGCGCGGGATGGCGGATGCGCGCCTGGCCGCGGCGCTGCGCCGGATGCACGAATCGCCGGCGCGCGCCTGGACCATGGCCGAGCTGGCGCAGGAGGCGGCGCTGTCGCGCTCCGCCTTCTTCGAGCGCTTCAGCCGCGCGGTGGGCAAGGCGCCGATGGAATACCTGCTGGGCTGGCGCATGGCGCTGGCGAGCGACGCGCTGCGGCGCGGCACCTCCAGCATCGCCGAGGTGGCGGAACAGGTCGGATACAGCTCGGCGAGCACCTTCAGCGTCGCTTTTGCCCGCCACGTCGGCATGCCGCCGGCCAGGTATGCGCGCGAAGCGGCGCTTGCGGCTTAG
- a CDS encoding LysR family transcriptional regulator: MIERIHLSLIREVDRRGSLTAAADVLCLTQSALSHTVKKLEQQLGTPVWTREGRSLRLTQAGRSLLALAERVLPQLEHAERLMHEYARGERGTLRIGMECHPCYQWLLKVVDPYLAAWPEVDVDVKQRFQFGGLKALHGYEIDLLVTPDPLFKPGLRFVPVFDYEQVLVVGSSHPLAGRTHAEPAALPDDVLITYPVDLERLDIYNQFFLPAGCAPRQRKTIETTDIMLQMVASGRGVAALPRWLVEEYAGRMAVTPVRLGEEGVFKQIFLGTREVDAGTAYLEAFVEIARNT; the protein is encoded by the coding sequence ATGATCGAACGCATCCACCTGTCCCTGATCCGCGAGGTCGACCGGCGCGGCTCGCTGACCGCCGCCGCCGACGTGCTGTGCCTGACGCAGTCGGCCCTGAGCCACACGGTGAAGAAGCTCGAGCAGCAGCTCGGCACGCCGGTCTGGACGCGCGAGGGCCGCTCGTTGCGCCTGACCCAGGCCGGGCGCTCTCTATTGGCGCTCGCCGAAAGGGTGCTGCCGCAGCTCGAGCATGCCGAGCGCCTGATGCATGAATACGCGCGCGGCGAGCGCGGCACCCTGCGCATCGGGATGGAGTGCCATCCCTGCTACCAGTGGCTGTTGAAAGTGGTGGATCCTTACCTGGCCGCGTGGCCCGAGGTCGACGTCGACGTCAAGCAGCGCTTCCAGTTCGGCGGCCTGAAGGCCCTGCACGGCTACGAGATCGACCTGCTGGTCACGCCCGACCCGCTGTTCAAGCCGGGGCTGCGCTTCGTGCCGGTGTTCGACTACGAGCAGGTGCTGGTGGTGGGCAGCAGCCATCCGCTGGCCGGGCGTACCCACGCCGAGCCGGCCGCTTTGCCCGACGACGTGTTGATCACCTATCCGGTCGACCTCGAGCGGCTCGACATCTATAACCAGTTCTTCCTGCCGGCGGGTTGCGCGCCGCGCCAGCGCAAGACGATCGAGACCACCGACATCATGCTGCAGATGGTGGCCAGCGGCCGCGGCGTGGCGGCGCTGCCGCGCTGGCTGGTGGAGGAATACGCGGGGAGGATGGCGGTGACGCCGGTGCGGCTGGGAGAAGAGGGCGTGTTCAAGCAGATCTTCCTGGGCACGCGCGAAGTCGATGCGGGAACGGCCTACCTGGAAGCCTTCGTCGAGATCGCGCGCAACACCTAA
- the metE gene encoding 5-methyltetrahydropteroyltriglutamate--homocysteine S-methyltransferase, with translation MTTTHTLGFPRIGARRELKFALERFWKGEATAQELGAQAAGLRQRHWQQQARLDFAPVGDFSLYDQVLDMSFTLGNVPERAHSHHGDALDAYFRVARGRSQGDHDHACGGVHAGEMTKWFDTNYHYIVPEFGADTSFRLDTARLDEQLAQARTLGVKAKPVIIGPLTYLWLGKAKDGSDRLDLLPRLLPVYAELLAWFVTQGIEWVQVDEPALVTELDARWQAAYASAYDTLQHGGVKLLLATYFGRLEDNLALACALPVDGLHLDAINARAEIAPVIDALGQDKVLSLGVIDGRNIWKTDLHATLEWLEPVQRQLGQRLWIAPSCSLLHVPVDLQNETAFDPEIRSWLAFAVQKLEELRILAHALDHGRSQVQLELVENAAAIDRRRASKRVSNPEVAQALAAITPELGQRASSHAERSLKQAALLQLPSFPTTTIGSFPQTAAIRQARNAHKKGELDAAAYEEAMRGEIARCVREQEALGLDVFVHGEAERNDMVEYFGEQLDGYAFSQNGWVQSYGSRCVKPPILFGDVRRPQAMTVKWTTYAQSLTDKPMKGMLTGPVTILNWSFVRDDQPRSVSCRQLALAIREEVLDLERAGVRVIQIDEAALREGLPLRRAEWKDYLDWAVESFRITANGVADETQIHTHMCYSEFNDIIAAIAAMDADVITIETSRSDMELLDAFDDFQYPNEIGPGVYDIHSPNIPSQDHIVDLMRKAATRIPAERLWINPDCGLKTRNWEEVLPALRNMVAAAHTLRAA, from the coding sequence ATGACGACTACCCACACCCTCGGCTTTCCGCGCATCGGCGCGCGCCGCGAACTGAAATTCGCCCTCGAACGCTTCTGGAAGGGCGAAGCCACGGCCCAGGAGCTCGGCGCCCAGGCCGCGGGGCTGCGCCAGCGCCACTGGCAACAGCAGGCCAGGCTCGACTTCGCCCCGGTCGGCGATTTTTCACTCTATGACCAGGTGCTGGACATGAGCTTCACCCTCGGGAACGTGCCGGAACGCGCTCATAGCCACCATGGCGATGCGCTCGATGCTTATTTCCGCGTCGCGCGCGGCCGCAGCCAGGGCGACCACGACCATGCCTGCGGCGGCGTCCATGCCGGCGAGATGACCAAGTGGTTCGACACCAACTACCACTACATCGTCCCTGAATTCGGCGCCGACACCAGTTTCAGGCTCGACACCGCGCGCCTCGACGAACAACTGGCCCAGGCGCGCACGCTGGGGGTGAAGGCCAAGCCGGTCATCATCGGGCCGCTCACCTATCTCTGGCTGGGCAAGGCCAAGGACGGCAGCGACCGGCTCGACCTGCTGCCCCGCCTGCTGCCGGTGTATGCCGAGCTGCTGGCCTGGTTCGTCACGCAGGGCATCGAATGGGTGCAGGTCGACGAGCCGGCGCTGGTCACCGAACTCGATGCGCGCTGGCAGGCCGCCTATGCGAGCGCCTACGACACGCTGCAACACGGCGGCGTGAAACTGCTGCTGGCGACCTATTTCGGCCGCCTGGAGGACAACCTGGCGCTGGCCTGCGCGCTGCCGGTCGACGGCCTGCACCTGGATGCGATCAATGCCCGCGCCGAGATCGCGCCGGTCATCGACGCCCTGGGCCAGGACAAGGTGCTGTCGCTGGGCGTGATCGACGGCCGCAACATCTGGAAGACCGACCTGCACGCCACGTTGGAATGGCTCGAGCCGGTGCAGCGCCAGTTGGGCCAGCGCCTGTGGATCGCGCCATCGTGCTCGCTGCTGCACGTGCCGGTCGACCTGCAGAACGAGACCGCGTTTGACCCCGAGATCCGCTCCTGGCTGGCGTTCGCCGTGCAGAAGCTGGAAGAATTGCGCATCCTGGCCCATGCGCTCGACCATGGCCGCTCGCAGGTGCAGCTCGAACTGGTGGAAAACGCCGCCGCGATCGACCGCCGGCGCGCCTCGAAACGCGTGTCGAACCCGGAAGTGGCGCAGGCCCTGGCCGCGATCACGCCCGAGCTGGGCCAGCGCGCCAGCAGCCACGCCGAACGCAGCCTGAAGCAGGCCGCCCTGCTCCAGCTGCCGAGCTTCCCGACTACCACCATCGGCTCCTTCCCGCAGACGGCGGCGATCCGCCAGGCGCGCAATGCCCATAAAAAGGGCGAACTGGATGCGGCGGCATACGAAGAAGCGATGCGCGGCGAGATCGCGCGCTGCGTGCGCGAGCAGGAAGCGCTGGGGCTGGACGTGTTCGTGCACGGCGAGGCCGAACGCAACGACATGGTCGAATACTTCGGCGAACAACTCGACGGCTATGCCTTCAGTCAGAACGGCTGGGTGCAATCCTATGGTTCGCGCTGCGTGAAGCCGCCGATCCTGTTCGGCGACGTGCGCCGGCCGCAGGCGATGACGGTCAAGTGGACCACCTATGCGCAATCGCTGACCGACAAACCGATGAAGGGCATGCTGACCGGCCCGGTGACGATCCTGAACTGGTCGTTCGTGCGCGACGACCAGCCGAGGTCAGTGAGCTGCCGCCAGCTGGCGCTGGCCATCCGCGAGGAGGTGCTGGACCTGGAGCGCGCCGGCGTGCGCGTGATCCAGATCGACGAGGCAGCCCTGCGCGAAGGCTTGCCGCTGCGCCGTGCGGAGTGGAAGGACTATTTGGACTGGGCGGTCGAATCGTTCCGCATCACGGCCAACGGCGTGGCGGACGAGACCCAGATCCACACCCATATGTGCTATTCGGAGTTCAACGACATCATCGCCGCGATCGCCGCCATGGATGCCGACGTGATCACGATCGAGACCTCGCGCTCGGATATGGAACTGCTGGACGCCTTCGACGACTTCCAGTATCCGAACGAGATCGGGCCGGGCGTCTACGACATCCATTCGCCGAACATCCCGAGCCAGGACCACATCGTGGACCTGATGCGCAAGGCCGCCACCCGCATCCCGGCCGAGCGCCTGTGGATCAATCCGGACTGCGGCCTCAAGACCCGCAACTGGGAAGAAGTGCTGCCGGCGCTGCGCAATATGGTGGCGGCGGCGCACACCTTGCGCGCCGCCTGA
- a CDS encoding alpha/beta hydrolase, whose protein sequence is MKSATGFIATLLLFLAAGIASAQTSEEHINLDTPTGRIAGTLQLPAALEGKPRVALIIAGSGPTDRDGNNPLIPGRNDSLRMLAVALAGEGIASLRYDKRGVAASLPAGPTESELRFENYVEDAAAWIARLKADPRFGSVAVIGHSEGSLIGMLAAQQGGAAAFVSIAGIADGPSTVLRKQLAGKLPPELNKESERILTALESGTTVDDVPPALNTLYRPSVQPYMISWFKYVPAQRIAALTMPVLIVQGNTDIQVEVAQANALYRAKPDATLAIIPGMNHIFKHVRADPALQAAAYSDPSLPVSPLLVKAVGDFLKKAD, encoded by the coding sequence ATGAAGTCCGCCACCGGCTTCATTGCCACCCTGCTGCTGTTCCTGGCCGCCGGCATCGCCTCGGCACAAACGAGCGAAGAACACATCAACCTCGACACGCCGACCGGCCGCATCGCCGGCACCCTGCAATTGCCGGCCGCCCTCGAGGGCAAGCCCCGTGTCGCCTTGATCATCGCCGGTTCCGGCCCGACCGACCGCGATGGCAACAATCCCCTGATACCGGGCCGCAACGACAGCCTCAGGATGCTGGCCGTGGCGCTGGCCGGGGAGGGCATCGCCTCGCTGCGCTACGATAAGCGCGGCGTGGCAGCCAGCCTGCCGGCCGGGCCGACCGAATCCGAGCTGCGCTTCGAGAACTATGTGGAAGACGCCGCGGCCTGGATCGCCAGGCTGAAGGCCGACCCGCGCTTCGGTTCGGTGGCCGTGATCGGCCACAGCGAAGGCTCCCTGATCGGCATGCTGGCGGCGCAGCAGGGCGGCGCCGCGGCCTTCGTCTCGATCGCCGGGATCGCCGATGGTCCGTCCACCGTCCTGCGCAAGCAGCTGGCCGGCAAGCTGCCGCCGGAATTGAACAAGGAAAGCGAACGCATCCTGACGGCGCTCGAAAGTGGGACCACCGTCGACGACGTGCCGCCGGCCCTGAACACCCTCTACCGCCCGAGCGTCCAGCCCTACATGATCTCGTGGTTCAAGTACGTGCCCGCGCAGCGCATCGCCGCCTTGACCATGCCGGTGCTGATCGTCCAGGGCAATACCGACATCCAGGTGGAAGTCGCCCAGGCCAACGCCCTGTACCGCGCCAAGCCGGATGCGACCCTGGCAATCATCCCGGGCATGAACCATATCTTCAAGCACGTGCGGGCCGACCCGGCGCTGCAGGCCGCGGCCTACAGCGACCCGTCGCTGCCGGTGTCGCCGCTGCTGGTGAAGGCGGTCGGCGACTTCCTGAAAAAGGCCGATTAA